The Lycium ferocissimum isolate CSIRO_LF1 chromosome 10, AGI_CSIRO_Lferr_CH_V1, whole genome shotgun sequence genome window below encodes:
- the LOC132033932 gene encoding extensin-2-like translates to MAKLAYLLTTLLVALVSLSFPSECKANYYYTSPPPPTPVYKYKSPPPPSPPPPVHSPPPPPPVYKYKSPPPPVYKYKSPPPPPPVYKYKSPPPPVYKYKSPPPPPPVYKSPPPPVYKYKSPPPPPPAYKSPPPPVYKYKSPPPPVYKYKSPPPPVYKYKSPPPPVYKYKSPPPPIYKYKSPPPPVYKYKSPPPPVYKYKSPPPPVYKYKSPPPPVYKYKSPPPPTPVYKYKSPPPPTPVYKYKSPPPPVYKYKSPPPPTPVYKYKSPPPPTPVYKYKSPPPPTPVYKYKSPPPPVYKYKSPPPPTPVYKYKSPPPPVYKYKSPPPPVYKYKSPPPPTPVYKYKSPPPPPPVYKSPPPPAYKYKSPPPPPPVYKSPPPPAYKYKSPPPPPPVYKYKSPPPPVYKSPPPPYHYYYTSPPPPSHY, encoded by the coding sequence ATGGCTAAACTAGCCTATCTTCTTACCACTCTTTTAGTGGCTTTAGTGTCTCTTAGCTTCCCTTCAGAATGCAAAGCAAATTACTACTATACATCCCCACCCCCACCAACCCCAGTTTACAAGTACAAGTCTCCACCtccaccatcaccaccacctCCAGTGCACTCACCCCCGCCACCTCCTccagtttataaatataagtctCCACCACCGCCAGTTTATAAGTACAAATCTCCACCACCCCCTCCTCCAGTTTATAAGTATAAGTCTCCACCACCACCAGTTTACAAGTATAAGTCTCCTCCACCACCTCCACCAGTCTACAAATCTCCCCCACCACCCGTCTACAAATACAAGtctccaccaccacctcctCCGGCTTACAAATCTCCACCACCACCCGTCTACAAATACAAGTCCCCACCACCACCCGTCTACAAATACAAGTCCCCACCACCACCCGTCTACAAATACAAGTCCCCACCACCACCCGTCTACAAATACAAGTCCCCACCACCACCCATTTACAAGTATAAATCTCCACCACCACCTGTCTACAAGTACAAGTCTCCACCACCACCTGTCTACAAGTACAAGTCTCCACCACCACCCGTTTACAAGTACAAGTCTCCACCACCACCCGTTTACAAGTACAAATCTCCGCCACCACCTACTCCAGTTTACAAGTACAAGTCTCCCCCACCACCTACTCCAGTTTACAAGTACAAGTCTCCACCACCACCCGTTTACAAGTACAAGTCTCCACCACCACCTACTCCAGTTTACAAGTACAAGTCTCCACCACCACCTACTCCAGTTTACAAGTACAAGTCTCCTCCACCACCTACTCCAGTTTACAAGTACAAGTCTCCACCACCACCCGTTTACAAGTACAAGTCTCCACCACCACCTACTCCAGTTTACAAGTACAAGTCTCCCCCACCACCTGTCTACAAGTACAAGTCTCCACCACCACCCGTTTACAAGTACAAGTCTCCTCCACCACCTACTCCAGTTTACAAGTACAAGtctccaccaccacctcctCCGGTCTACAAATCTCCACCACCTCCCGCATACAAGTACAAgtcaccaccaccacctcctCCAGTCTACAAATCTCCACCACCTCCCGCATACAAGTAtaaatcaccaccaccaccaccaccagtttataaatataaatctcCACCACCTCCAGTTTACAAGTCTCCACCTCCCCCTTACCACTACTATTACACTTCTCCACCTCCTCCTAGCCACTACTAG